GCGCTATATAACTATCCTTAACCGTTGCTTGCTGATCCAAACGCTTATACAATGCTTCTTTGGCACACCAATAGATGGCGAGCTTTGCAAGGCAGTGATTGGCATCTTGCGCTTCTGCTTCTGTTAAAAACTTTTTTTGTACCTTATGCAAGCTGGGCTTCACGATTTCTATGTCAATGCCTATAGGACAAACGGTAGATAAGGCCACTGCAGCTAAATAACGGGTATGGCTAAAGCTAATATGGCAACCCGCTAAAATAGGTCTACCTTGTGCATTTTTAGAAAGGGATACAAGGGGTAAATTTAATTTTTTTAGTAAGCAACATAGCGCAACTCTTACGGCTAGAGATTGCTGCTGTCTATCTGTAAAAGATAGATTATTACTGTGAAAATCATCTAAAAACTGAGGGGGTAGCTGCGCATACAAGGCTCCGACACTTTCTTGAATCTTCCAAATAAGGTAAAAAGTATGGGGCGCACACACGGAAAAACGATAAACAGGCATAGACAAAAAAGACCATAACTGCAACAGCTCATGAACATGGCGTTCATCTGGGGGCATAGAACAGACCCCCTAAAATTTATACAGTGGCCTTACGGTCCGAAAAACTTTGCCGTATGGCTTCTACATCTAAACATTTAATAACAGGTATAAACATAAGACGCTTGATCGAAGCTTTACGTTGCGCTGCTTTGGTTTTATTTCTTCTTGCTTTACGTTGTAATCTAAGGGGCATAATCGCTAATTTTAGGTACAATAACAAACGTGGGCCCTGCAGGATTCGAACCTGCGGCCTTCTGTGTGTAAAACAGATGCTCTAACCAGCTGAGCTAAGAACCCAGCAACAAATATAGTGTTTTTTTTATAAAAAACATGTATACCCTGCTATGCCGATGCGTTATGATGTGGATTTAAACGGCTTCTTGGATGATAGTCTTGCATGATTTGCCTAAGGTAGTGTCTATCTAGATGGGTATATATTTCAGTAGTAGTAATAGAACTATGGCCCAACATTTCCTGTATG
The nucleotide sequence above comes from Cardinium endosymbiont of Sogatella furcifera. Encoded proteins:
- a CDS encoding 4'-phosphopantetheinyl transferase family protein, with the protein product MPPDERHVHELLQLWSFLSMPVYRFSVCAPHTFYLIWKIQESVGALYAQLPPQFLDDFHSNNLSFTDRQQQSLAVRVALCCLLKKLNLPLVSLSKNAQGRPILAGCHISFSHTRYLAAVALSTVCPIGIDIEIVKPSLHKVQKKFLTEAEAQDANHCLAKLAIYWCAKEALYKRLDQQATVKDSYIAPFQLQDEGKIIAYWHQKKYLLRYQCIADGAIEPHVLVYSQD